The following nucleotide sequence is from Mucilaginibacter sp. cycad4.
ATCTGGGCAAACTTATTTCTTAAAACACGCATCGCAAACATACGTACGGTGAATACGTTCGGGATGGCTTCATCAGACCCCATCACGTAAGGAACAATCCCTTCCCAAACACCATCGGTGCTTTCGAAACCGCCTACTGTACGATATGCACCGCCGCTTCCGCCAAAAGCGTAACCATATGGGCGTTTACCATCATAGATCTTCTCAGCCACACTGCGCGAAAACTGGGCCGTTGCTGCATTTACACGGTAAGCTGCCAATGATGGATCTGATTGGTTTGGATTGGTGAAGCTGAAATTTCCACCTTCGTTTGTCTCTACGAAATAAGCACCGTGACTAACGCAAAACCCTATTTTGTCTTCCTCGCCGGTTCTTCCCTGCGAACCATTTTCACTATCCGGAAATGGTGTGATATATTGGAAAAAGTGTCCCTGATACTGTTCCTTTGACGGAAAATAAAAAGAAAAGCGTGCGCTGGTTCCTTTGAATCCGCCGTGCACGTAACGATGCCTAACCGGAACGTTCCGCCACTCGTCAATATCGATATACGGCTTTTTAAATAGCGTGTCTTTTACTACAAATTTATTGGCTAATTCTTCGCTGTATTTTACCAGATTGCTTTGAGCCTGCAGGCTTATTGACAAGCCGAAAATTAGGCAAGCCAAAATTAAATTGAATCGATGAATTGACATGGGGTTAAATTTTTCTGTTACAAATTTTTGTGTGGATAGCATTCGTTTACTTTATTTCGACATCGGTCTTGTCCCAACCTTGTATATAGAGTGGTACTACTTTCATCATATCTTGCATGGAGTCAGGCTTAAAATCTGCCCAAACGGTATGTACAATAGACTGATAGCCTTTCATTACAAACTTGTCAATAAAGGTGTCGATCTCGCCAAAATTGTATTGCAGGGGTTTTAACGCGACAATATGGTCTGCACCCTGCTCTTCATACAGCCAATGCGGATAATTTAATTTAACCAACTGGTTATGAATATAATTTGAACCGGCATAGAGGTTTCCTTCAAAAGAGGCTGAATTAAATGTCACAAGCTGATCTTTAGAGCCATGCATCAGGAGCATCGGGCAGGGCTGTCTTTTCCATGTAAGTGTATCCTGGTGAATTATAACATTACCAGCCTGCGATATTACGCCGGCATAGTTAAATCCTTTCGGAAGGCGGGCTGAAAATTCGCCATTCGAGCAGATATCGTATTCCGCGGTTAAACAGGCTATCGCTCCCGCACTGCCACCAGAAATAATTATTTTGCTTGTGTCGATGTTCCACTCATTCGCCTTTGAAAGTATAAATGCCGTAGCATCAATAAGGTCACCATATCCTAAAGAAACAGCCTTCATTATGGTTTCCTGATCCGGCTGCTTATTGTTCGCAAGTCCCAAACGGTAGTCGATTGAAATTGCAACAAATCCCTGGGCCGTGAAATGTTTAAGGTATTTTATTTGGAGGGCATTAATCCTGCTCCCTGTAGCAAACCCGCCGCCATGTACATACACCAATACCGGGCGTTTACCTTGATAAGGAACA
It contains:
- a CDS encoding alpha/beta hydrolase, with protein sequence MKRVLLIIIVCLMAITSVLAQSSIKKQTIAYSVKDTIHLRLDKYVDNSVPYQGKRPVLVYVHGGGFATGSRINALQIKYLKHFTAQGFVAISIDYRLGLANNKQPDQETIMKAVSLGYGDLIDATAFILSKANEWNIDTSKIIISGGSAGAIACLTAEYDICSNGEFSARLPKGFNYAGVISQAGNVIIHQDTLTWKRQPCPMLLMHGSKDQLVTFNSASFEGNLYAGSNYIHNQLVKLNYPHWLYEEQGADHIVALKPLQYNFGEIDTFIDKFVMKGYQSIVHTVWADFKPDSMQDMMKVVPLYIQGWDKTDVEIK